From a single Bacillus pseudomycoides DSM 12442 genomic region:
- a CDS encoding MTH1187 family thiamine-binding protein, with protein sequence MAIVDVSIIPVGTGNPSVSEYVAEVQKVLEKNADRVKYQLTPMNTVIEGDLPVLLEVIQQMHEVPYTKGAKRVATTIRIDDRRDKESTMEKKLNSVRSKL encoded by the coding sequence TTCCAGTTGGAACAGGTAATCCAAGCGTAAGTGAATATGTAGCAGAAGTACAAAAAGTGTTAGAGAAAAACGCGGATCGCGTGAAGTACCAATTAACACCGATGAATACAGTAATTGAAGGAGATCTCCCTGTATTACTTGAAGTAATTCAACAAATGCATGAAGTGCCATATACAAAAGGTGCAAAGCGTGTAGCGACAACAATTCGTATTGATGATCGCCGAGATAAAGAAAGCACAATGGAGAAAAAATTAAATTCTGTTCGTTCGAAATTATAG